The following DNA comes from Cedecea neteri.
CGCCCAACGTTGAAGTGTTGATCGTTTCTCGTGTCCTGCTGGGTCTCGCCGTCGGCGTCGCGTCCTACACCGCCCCGCTCTACCTGTCAGAAATTGCACCGGAGAAAATCCGCGGCAGCATGATCTCCATGTACCAGCTGATGATCACCATCGGTATTCTGGGTGCCTATCTCTCCGATACCGCCTTCAGCTACACCGAATCCTGGCGCTGGATGCTGGGCGTGATCACCCTTCCCGCTCTGCTGCTGCTGGTTGGTGTGTTCTTCCTGCCGGACAGCCCGCGCTGGTTTGCTGCTAAGCGCCGCTTCAATGATGCTGAACGCGTCCTGCTGCGCCTGCGCGATACCAGTGCGGAAGCGAAACGTGAGCTGGAAGAAATCCGCGAAAGCCTGAAGGTGAAACAGAGCGGCTGGGCGCTGTTTAAGGACAACTCGAACTTCCGCCGGGCGGTCTTTCTTGGCGTGCTGCTGCAGGTGATGCAGCAGTTCACCGGCATGAACGTCATCATGTACTACGCGCCAAAAATCTTCGAAATTGCCGGATTCGCGAATACCACGCAGCAAATGTGGGGCACCGTGATCGTCGGTCTGATTAACGTACTGGCTACCTTCATTGCTATCGGCCTGGTCGACCGCTGGGGGCGCAAGCCAACCCTGGTGCTCGGCTTCCTGGTCATGGCCGTTGGCATGGGCGTGCTTGGCACCATGCTACACGTTGGCATTCATTCCCAGGGCGCGCAGTACTTCGCGGTTGCCATGTTGCTGATGTTTATCGTTGGCTTTGCCATGAGCGCTGGCCCGCTGATTTGGGTGCTGTGTTCCGAAATCCAGCCGCTCAAAGGGCGCGATTTCGGCATCACCTGCTCCACCGCCACCAACTGGATTGCCAATATGATCGTCGGTGCCACCTTCCTGACCATGCTGAACACGCTGGGCAACGCCAACACCTTCTGGGTTTATGCGGCGCTGAACCTGTTCTTCATCATCCTGACGCTGTGGCTTATTCCTGAGACTAAACATGTCTCGCTGGAACATATCGAACGTAACCTGATGAAAGGCCGTAAATTACGCGAAATCGGCGCACACAACTAAGTCCTGACGACCCCCTCCCAATAACGGGAGGGGCTTGCACCACGCTTCCCGCCCCATTATTCTCTGCCGTTATGAAAGCCCCCCGACTCCCCATCGCTCTCCAGCAAGCCGTTATGCGCTGCCTGCGTGAAAAACTTCAGCAGGCCAACGCGCATTTAGGCACCCATTATCCTGAACCCAAAATGGTCTATCAGCAGCGCGGTACCGCCGCCGGAACGGCCTGGCTGGAAAGCAACGAAATTCGCCTTAATCCCGTCTTATTGATGGAAAATCAGCAGGCTTTTGTCGATGAAGTCGTCCCCCATGAGCTGGCTCACCTGCTGGTCTGGAAGCATTTTGGCCACGTCGCCCCTCACGGCAAAGAATGGAAATGGATGATGGAAACCGTGCTCAACGTCCCGGCCCGCCGCACGCATAAATTTGAAGTCGATTCGGTACGCAAAAATACCTTCCCCTACCGCTGCCCTTGTCAGCAGCACCAGCTCACCGTTCGCCGTCACAACCGGGTGCTGCGCGGCGAAGCCGAATATCGCTGCACCCATTGCGGCCAGTTATTAAAACCCGACGTTACAACCTCATGTAATTAATCATTTATTTCTGGAATTTTTACGCACCCTCTGATTGAAACTGGATATTCGATCAGGTAGGGTGCGGGCACGTTTTAGTAAGGATTCTGGAAATGTCTCGCAAAATTTCTTGGGCTGTTGCATTCGTTGCAGCCTTCAGTTCGCTTCCCGCCTTCAGCAACGGTATCAATAGCTTTGCACAAGCCAAAACCGCAGGCGTCAAGATCAACGCCGATGCTCCGGGCGACTTCTACTGCGGCTGTAAAATCAGCTGGCAGGGTAAAAAAGGTATCCCGGACCTGGAGTCATGCGGCTATAAAGTGCGGAAGAACGAAAATCGCGCCACCCGCATTGAATGGGAGCACGTCATGCCTGCCTGGCAGTTCGGCCACCTGCTGCAGTGCTGGCAGGACGGCGGGCGTAAAAATTGCGCCAAAGATCCGGTCTACCGCAAAATAGAAAGCGATATGCACAACCTGCAGCCTGCCGTGGGCGAGGTTAACGCCGACAGAAATAACTTCATGTACAGCCAGTGGAACGGCGGCGAAGGCCAATACGGCCAGTGCGCAATGAAAATTGATTTTAAAGATAAAGTGGCCGAGCCACCGGAACGAGCAAGAGGCGCGATTGCACGCACTTATTTCTACATGCGCGACCAATACCAGCTGTCGCTTTCTCGCCAGCAGACACAGCTCTTCCAGGCATGGGATAAACGCTACCCGGTCAACAACTGGGAGTGTGAACGGGATGAACGCATTGCGAAAGTCCAGGGCAATCATAATCCATATGTGCTGCGGGCTTGCCAGGCGCGAAACAGCTAACCTACACTAGCGGCAATTCTTTTTTTGCTGTGACGAATATCGCCCTCGACCTACAGAACAAGGGGGCGAAATCCCCTCTCCCTCTTTGGGATAGAGTCAGGATAAGAGCCCATTCCTGCAGCGCAACTAACCGGAACTCACTTCATGCGTATACCCCGCATTCACCATCCTGAAAATCTTTCCGTTGGCCAGAACGTTGCCCTGAGCGAAGATGCGGCTAACCATGTTGGACGCGTGCTGCGTATGGGCGCAGGCCAGGCCATTCAGCTGTTCGACGGCAGTAATCAGGTATTCGACGCGGAAATCGTGCAGGCGGATAAAAAAAGCGTGCGCGTTAAAATCCTGGCGGGCAACGAGGATGACCGTGAGTCACCGCTCTGGCTGCATCTCGGCCAGGTCATGTCGCGCGGTGAAAAAATGGAATTCACTATTCAGAAGGCCGTGGAACTGGGTGTGAACGAGATCACCCCATTGTTTTCCGAGCGCTGCGGGGTAAAACTGGATGCGGAAAGGCTGAACAAGAAACTCCAGCAGTGGCAAAAGATTGCGATTGCCGCCTGCGAACAATGCGGCCGCAACCGGGTGCCAGACATTCGCCCGGCGATGGATCTGGCCGCCTGGTGCGCCGAGCAGGATGACGCCCTTAAGCTCAATCTGCATCCGAGAGCCAGCGCCAGCATCAACACGCTGCCGCAGCCGGTCGAGCGCGTCCGCCTGCTGATTGGCCCGGAAGGTGGCCTGTCTGCGGATGAGATTGCCATGACCGCTGAGCACCAATTTACTGATATTCTGTTGGGACCGCGCGTTCTGCGTACTGAGACCACCGCGCTCACCGCCATCACCGCATTACAGGTGCGCTTTGGCGACCTGGGCTAAAGGAGAACAACAATGATCAAGCTCGGCATCGTGATGGACCCCATCGCGCACATCAACATTAAAAAAGACTCCAGCTTTGCCATGCTGCTGGAAGCGCAGCGTCGTGGTTACGAACTGCACTACATGGAAATGGCTGACCTGTACCTGAACAACGGCGAAGCCCGCGCCCGCACACGTCTACTCAGTGTCGAGCAGAACTACGACAAGTGGTATGAGTTTGGTACCGAGCAGGATATCGCCCTGGCCGATCTGAACGTGGTCCTGATGCGCAAAGACCCGCCGTTCGACACTGAATTTATTTACGCGACCTATACTCTTGAGCGCGCAGAAGAGAAAGGCACTCTGATCGTTAACAAACCGCAGAGCCTGCGCGATTGTAACGAAAAGCTGTTTACCGCCTGGTTTGCCGACTTAACGCCGGAAACGCTGGTCACCCGTAACAAAGCGCAGCTGAAAGCCTTCTGGCAGCAGCACGGCGACATCATTATGAAGCCGCTGGACGGCATGGGTGGTGCGTCTATTTTCCGCGTGAAACAGGATGACCCAAACATCGGCGTTATCGCCGAAACACTGACCGAACTGGGTACCCGCTACTGCATGGCGCAGAACTACCTGCCAGCTATCAAAGATGGCGACAAACGCGTGTTGGTGGTAGACGGTGAACCTGTTCCTTACTGCCTGGCGCGTATTCCGCAGGGCGGCGAGACTCGCGGCAACCTGGCGGCTGGTGGCCGTGGCGAGCCACGTCCACTGACCGAAAGCGACTGGGAAATCGCCCGCCGCGTTGGGCCTACGCTGAAGGCAAAAGGGCTGATTTTTGTTGGTCTGGATATTATCGGCGATCGTCTGACCGAGATTAACGTCACCAGCCCAACCTGCATCCGCGAAATCGAAGCCGAATTCCCTGTGTCTATCACCGGTATGCTGTTCGACGCCATCGAAAAACGCCTCGCTCACTAAGCGCATCTGGCGGGTAGCTGTTACCCGCCTTTCCCCTTCGAAGGCACGATTCACGGCGGGTAGCCCGCCTTCCTTCATTAGTGGTAAGCTGGCCACACTTCGCGCAGCCAATGCCGCTTTTATCAACCGGGATCAGAACCTCTGACAATGAATTTACAGCATCACTTTCTTATTGCCATGCCGGCTCTCCAGGACCCTTTATTTAAGCGCTCCGTAGTCTATATCTGTGAATACAACGATGAAGGCGCGATGGGGATTATCATCAATAAACCGCTGGAAAACCTGCAGGTTGATGGCGTTCTCGAAAAGCTAAAAATAGAACCAGACCCGCGCGACACAACCATTCGCCTGGATAAGCCCGTTTTCATCGGCGGCCCGCTGGCGGAAGATCGAGGCTTTATTCTTCACTCGCCGCCGGACAACTTTGGCTCAAGTATTCGTATCTCCGACGACACGGTGATTACAACTTCTCGTGATGTGCTGGAAACGTTAGGCACGGCCAAACAGCCGAAAGAGGTGATTGTTGCCCTCGGCTACGCTTCCTGGGAAAAGGGGCAGCTTGAGCAGGAAATAATGGAAAACTCATGGCTGACAGCACCCGCCTCGCCTGAGATCCTGTTCCATACACCCATTTCAGAGCGCTGGCGTGAAGCTGCCCGTCTGATTGGTATTGATATCCACACCATGCCAAGCGAAGCGGGGCACGCCTGATGAGCAGCGGAACTTTAATGGCTTTTGACTTCGGCACCAAAAGCATCGGCGTCGCTATCGGCCAGCGCATTACCGGCACTGCGCGCCCGTTAACGGCGCTTAAGGCACAGGACGGCACGCCGGACTGGAACGCGGTAGAAAAAATCCTGAAAGAGTGGCAGCCGGAAGAAGTGGTTGTCGGCCTGCCGCTGAATATGGATGGGACCGAACAGCCCCTGACGGCGAGAGCCCGCAAGTTTGCTAACCGCCTGCATGGCCGTTTCGGTGTGAAAGTTTCTCTGCAGGACGAGCGGCTGAGTACCGTCGAAGCCCGAGCCGGATTATTCGAACATGGCGGTTTTCGTGCTCTGAACAAAGGCAGCATCGACTCCGCCTCTGCGGTGATTATTCTTGAAAGCTGGTTCGAGTACCACCCGTGAAGAGCTTAACTGCCGGGCGTGTCATTCCCTGCGTTCAGCAGTTCATGCCTTGCGGCAATCGCCAGAAAATGGCTGCGGTCCCGGTAGCCTGAAGAAGGCTGTTTAACACGGGAATCAATACGCCGCAGCAGCGCGTCCGGCAGCATGATGTTTAGCCGCTGCTGCTTTCCTTCCAGCGCGGATAGATCCACATCAACCAGCAGCCATTGCTGGCAGTAGCTGTAGTCCGGGTCTGCGGCATAAACAAAAGGCCCGGCATCACACAGCTGAGTAATGTCTTTGCCGCCCTCCACCATTAAATCCACAATCGACAGCACCGCGTCCTGCACCATCGGGGCGATATCCGCCTGACTGTCTGCGGCTGATACGCAGCCAAATTCATCATTGCATAACGCGGGGACGACCAGGCCAAACGCTTCGTTTTCAGTTGCGGGTAATTCCACACCAACGGAAAAAAACATCATCAACCTCCGGCAGCGACAGGCTAAATGCCTGCCATTTTACGAATGGATTTGACAGTACCGACGGGCAAATTCTTTTTAGGATGCGGAACAGGGAACGTTCTTCCGGTTGTGGGTGACCACCAGATCCAGTGGCTCCCCCCAGAACGCCTGACGGGTTCGCACCCCGTGGCCCTCAATGCCTTTATCAGCTCAGCAGAGGTCATCATGCTCTCCCTGAATGATGTTTAATATACACACCAATACACACAGAAGCAATAAAAGTGTTCATGATGTCGCCTCCCATGGTCTACCGGCGACTCTCTCGTTCTTAAAAATGCTGCCTTCATGCAGCCGTTGCGCCTCGCTCTGGGCAAAGCTTTGCATACCATGCTGCTGGCCGGTTTGCAGCACACCGGGAAGTTGATGCGTCTTCCCTTCACGAATCAAATTTGCCACAGCCGGGGTATTGACCAACAGTTCGTACAGCGCCACCCGGCCACCGTCAGTCGCAGGTACCAGCTTTTGTGCCAGCACGGCTTTCAGGCTCCCGGCCAGCTGAGTTTGAATCAGGCTTTTCTCCTGGGCAGGGAATACATCCACCAGCCGTTCTATCGCCTGAGCAGCACCGCGGGTATGTAATGTCGCCAGAACCAAATGCCCTGTTTCTGCCGCGGTCAGCGCCAGGCCAATCGTCTCGCTGTCCCTAAGCTCGCCCAGCAGGATGACGTCCGGATCTTCCCTTAAAGCGGCTTTTAGCGCGGAAGCATAGCTGTCACAATGCAGGCCTGGCTCCCGCTGTTGAATCAGACAGCGGCCAGAGGCGTGAATAATTTCGATGGGGTCTTCCAGCGTTAAGACATGGCCATCAAGATGTTGGTTGAGATGCTGGATCATCGCAGCAAGGGTTGTAGACTTTCCGCTCCCGGTGGCACCCGTCACCAGTATCAGCCCTTCGCTTTCTTGTAAAAGTGCCTTCAGTTGGGGCGGAGCGCCAAGCGTATGCAGATCCGGGCAAGAAGACGCCAGTAATCTAAGCGCCAGCGAATAACCTTCCAGGTGGCGAAAAGCGTTGCCACGAAGCCTAATGCCGTTCGCAAGCGTAAGTGAAAAATCGAGCTGTCCGCCGTGGCTAAGCTGCAGCTTTTGCTCCTCACTTAACCATCCGTTGAGCACTTCTTCGACTTCCGGCACCTGCTCCGGGCACGCTTCCAGTCTGCCACACTTTCGCCAGCGTGCCGCCTGGCGCGCGCACAGGTGTAGATCGGACACATTATGCTTTACACTAAGGGCCACAATTTCTTCGATATCCATATCACTTCCAACGATCATGAATGAGATAGCGCACAATCTGGCACAGGTACATGGGAAAATCTCAGCCGCTGCAGCACGTTGCGGCAGAAGCCCCGAAGAAGTGACTCTGCTTGCGGTCAGCAAAACTAAACCTGCGAGCGCCCTCGCAGAAGCGATTGCTGCCGGGCAACGCGCCTTTGGCGAAAACTATGTGCAGGAAGGCGTGGATAAGATTCACCACTTTGCTGAACAAGGTGTAACAGGGCTGGAATGGCACTTTATCGGGCCCCTGCAGTCGAACAAAAGCCGCCTTGTGGCGGAAAATTTTGACTGGTGCCATACCGTCGATCGGCTGAAGATTGCCAGCAGACTCAGCGAACAACGCCCGTCGACGTTGTCGCCGCTAAACGTGCTGATTCAAATTAATATCAGCGACGAAAACAGTAAGTCCGGCATCGCGTTGAGTGAGCTGGAGCAGTTAGCTGCCGAAGTGGCGGCCTTACCGGGACTGACACTGCGGGGCTTGATGGCCATCCCGGCACCAGAACCGGATTACGAGCGCCAGCTTGCCGTTTGCCGCAAGATGGCAGAGGCCTGCAATGCACTCAAAGACCGCTTTACCACGGTCGATACATTATCTCTCGGCATGACCGATGACATGGAAGCCGCGATTGCCGCAGGCAGCACCATGGTGCGCATTGGAACCGCTATTTTCGGCGCGCGGGATTACCCCGCTCGTTAATCACCATCATTTTTGAGGAAAACCATGCTAACGTTGACTTTCCTGGTCAAAACCCTGATTGAGCTTTACGTAATGGTGCTGCTTATCCGCATCTGGATGCAGTGGGCGCGCTGTGATTTCTACAACCCGTTCGCCCAGTTCATCGTTAAAGTTACCCAGCCGGTTGTCGGACCGCTTCGCCGCGTACTGCCGTCTCTGGGCCCAATTGACACCTCATCCCTGCTGGTGGCGTTTATCCTCACCACGCTGAAATTCCCTATTCTGCTGCTGATCCAGTCCGGCGGGCTGTCGCTCGATCCGTTAAACTTGCTCATCGGCGTACTGTCGCTGCTGAAATCAGCCGGCACCCTGGTGTTCTGGGTGATCATCGTGCGTTCCCTGATGAGCTGGATAAGCCAGGGCCGCAGCCCTATTGAATACGTGCTGATGCAAATGACCGAGCCAATGATGTCGCCGATTCGCCGCATCTTGCCTGCTATGGGCGGCATTGATTTCTCCGCCATGGTGGTCATTCTGATCCTTTATGCGCTGAACTACCTCGGTATGGACCTGTTCCCTGGCCTCTGGTACGCCATTTGAGTGCTGTGATTCAGCAGCCTGACGGGCTGGTTCTGCGGTTGTATATCCAGCCAAAGGCCAGCCGCGATAGCCTGATCGGTATGCATGGCGACGAGTTAAAAGTCGCCATCACCGCACCGCCGGTAGATGGGCAGGCTAACGCTCACCTGGTAAAATATCTGGCCAAACAGTTCCGGGTAGCGAAAGGTCAGGTCGTGATAGAGAAAGGCGAACTTGGTCGCCATAAACAAGTTAAAATTATCGGCCCGCAGCAGATCCCGACGGAAGTCGCGGCATTGATTGCCCCCCTCGAATAACACAGGACTGACTATGCAAAAAGTCGTATTAGCTACCGGTAACGCCGGTAAAGTGCGTGAACTCGCCGATCTGCTGGCGGATTTTGGCCTCGATGTGGTCGCGCAAACCGAGCTGAACGCGGAGTCTGTCGAAGAGACCGGCCTGACCTTTATTGAGAATGCGATTCTCAAGGCTCGCCATGCGGCTAAAGTGACCGGGCTTCCGGCGCTGGCTGACGACTCTGGCCTGGCGGTGGATGCTCTGGGCGGCGCGCCGGGCATCTATTCCGCACGCTACGCGGGTGAAGATGCCAGCGATCGGCAGAACCTCGACAAGCTTCTGGAAGCGCTGAAAGACGTACCCGACGATAAACGCCAGGCTCAGTTCCACTGCGTGCTGGTCTATATGCGTCACGCGGAAGACCCAACGCCGCTGGTGTTTCACGGCAGCTGGCCGGGCGTGATTACCCACGCGCCTGCCGGGCAAGGCGGCTTTGGCTACGACCCTATTTTCTATGTTCCGTCCGAGGGGAAAACCGCGGCGGAGCTAACCCGCGATGAAAAGAGCGCGATTTCCCACCGTGGGCAAGCGCTAAAACTGTTACTGGAAGCAATGCGTAATGGCTAATTTGCCACCTCTTAGTCTCTACATTCACATCCCATGGTGCGTACAGAAGTGCCCGTACTGTGACTTCAACTCCCACGCGCTTAAAGGCGACGTGCCGCACGACGAATACGTGAGTCATCTGCTGCGCGATCTTGACCGCGACGTAGCGCTTGCTCAGGGACGTGAGGTAAAGACTATTTTTATCGGGGGCGGTACCCCAAGCCTGCTCTCCAGCGAAGCAATGCAAACGCTGCTGGACGGCGTACGCTCACGCCTCAAGCTGGCAGACGACGCAGAAATCACCATGGAAGCCAACCCCGGCACGGTCGAAGCCGACCGCTTTGTTGGCTACCAGAAAGCAGGCGTGAACCGTATTTCTATCGGCGTACAGAGCTTTAGCGAACCCAAATTAAAGCGCCTGGGCCGTATTCATGATGCGGGTGAAGCCAAACGTGCCGCAAACCTGGCAAGCGGCCTGGGGCTGCGCAGCTTTAACCTTGACCTGATGCACGGCCTGCCGGACCAGTCGCTCGAAGAGGCGCTGGACGACCTGCGCCAGGCCATTGCCCTGAATCCCCCACATCTTTCCTGGTATCAACTGACTATCGAGCCGAACACGCTGTTTGGATCGCGTCCGCCGAAGCTACCGGACGACGACGCGCTGTGGGACATCTTCGAACAAGGCGATAAGCTGCTGACCGCCGCGGGCTACCAGCAATACGAAACCTCCGCCTACGCTAAGCCCGGTTATCAGTGCCAGCACAACCTTAACTACTGGCGCTTTGGCGACTATCTGGGGATTGGCTGCGGCGCGCACGGCAAAATCACCTTCCCGGACGGGCGCATTACGCGCACGGCGAAAACGCGCCATCCGCGCGGATACATGGAAGGAAAGTACCTCGACCGCCAGCATGACGTTGAACAAGCAGATAAACCGTTCGAATTCTTTATGAACCGCTTCCGCCTGCTGGAAGCCGCGCCGCGCAGTGAATTCACGCTTTATACTGGTTTAGATGAAGCGATAATTCGCCCGCAACTGGATGCAGCGCTGGCGAAAAACTATATGACTGAGACGGATGAGTACTGGCAGATAACCGAGCACGGGAAGCTGTTTTTAAACTCCCTGCTGGAGCTGTTTTTAGCCGACGACGCGTAAGTTTTTACCCTCACCCCGGCCCTCTCCCAAAGGGAGAGGGGGATACAGTCTGCAGAGAATTTTTTATTCCCTCTCCCCTGAGGGGAGAGGGTTAGGGTGAGGGGAAAATTACTTCAGCGAACCCACAAGCCCTTTACGCTGATTTTCCAGCGACACCACCCGGTTACACACCTCGTGGCCGAACTGTTCAAAATCAGCCTGCTGATTGTTCCACTCGTTCTGAACCGCCGTTTGCAGGCCGCCCAGGTTGCCCAGCACATTCTGCAGCGGGTTGCCGCCACCTTTCAGCACCGCCTGCGCGCCCATCTCATTAATGCTGTCCTGAAGAATGCCGCCCATCGCCTGGTTCACCAACTGCTGGCCATCAGCTCTCACCTGATCGACCGCTTTATAGTGGAACGTCAGCCCATCCTGGCGGCGTTCAATAATTCGGTTCATCTGCTCTTTTAGCTGGGCATCCAGTTTGGTCAGGCGATTGCGCATACTGCTGCTTTCCCCGACCTGTTTAGCAATAATGCCGTCCAGCGCGACGCGGCTTTTCTCTACTCGAGAGCGAGCCCCGTTATCAATCCACGGTAAATCCGTGCGCAGGGCTTTCTGGTAGTTCAGCGCCTGCTGGCGCTGCGCGGCGGTCAGCGTTTTCTGAACACCGTTGTATTTCACGCTGCCGTCAGGCGCGATGACCAGATTGCCGTTCTCACCCACCACCTGCACGGACTGCGGGTTAATGACCACGTCATCGCGTGGATTGGCGCTGCACTGGTAGTCCGCGTGTGCTGAAGCGGCGGTAACCAGCAGCGCGCCTAAAAGAACTTTACGGATCATATTTTCTCCTGAAAAATCAGCTCCTGAAAAAAAGGCCGGTTAATTAACCAGCCTGTTTTTTGCTAAAGCTTAGTCCCACCAGACGTCGAACAGATCGCTGATGCGAACATCTTCGAGCTTGCGGTCTTCTAACCATTTACGCACCAGCGCCTGATGCTCTTCGGTGCATTTACCAATCTCTTCCATGCACACCAGACCTTCCCAGACCAGGTAACCGCTGCCGTCAAACGCCAGCTTGTTCGGCGCAATCACTTCGGCGATCAGCTCGTCCACGGTTTTATCAATTTGCTCTTCGGAAGTGCCCTCCGGGAAGCGCCAGGCAATCGAGAACCCCAGCTCCTGGAACTCTTCGATGTGCATTTTCTTACGCAGACGACGGCTACGATTCTTTGCCATTATTTCACCCTCTCGAACATTAAGTCCCATACGCCGTGACCAAGACGATGGCCACGTTGTTCAAATTTGGTTACCGGACGTGAATCCGGACGCGGTACGTAGTCGTGACTCTCCGACTGGTTTTTATACCCTTCGATAGAGGACATCACTTCGAGCATATGTTCAGCATAAGGTTCCCAGTCGGTGGCCATATGGAACACGCCACCCAGCTTCAGCTTACGTTTTACCAGGTCAGCAAACGGTACCTGAACGATACGGCGTTTATTATGACGTGCTTTATGCCATGGATCAGGGAAAAACAGCTGAACCATGTTCAAAGAATTGTCAGGAATCATGTTTTCCAGCACTTCCACGGCGTCGTGGCACATCACGCGGAGGTTCTCTACGCCCGCCTCATGAGCGGTGCTCAGGCAAGCGCCCACGCCCGGCGAATGCACTTCAATACCGAGGTAGTTATGCTGCGGATTGGTTTCCGCCATGGTCACCAGCGAAGTGCCCATACCAAAACCGATTTCCAGCGTGACCGGCGCTTCGCGGCCAAAAATCTCGCTAAAGTCGGCAGGCTCGGCCTGGAACTCAACGCCCATCACCGGCCAGTAGTTATCCAGCGCGTGCTGCTGGCCTTTTGTCAGCCGCCCCTGGCGACGGACAAAGCTGCGGATTCGGCGCAGCACACGGCCTTCTTCATTAAATTCCGGTGAAATGACGTCATTCTTCATGGTTTTCTTAACGCTTCGCTTAGTGTTCGGGAAACGGGCATTATCCAAAGTTAAGGATGAGAAGCAAGTGGCAGAAAGTTCCGGTTTACAGCTTTACGCCGCTGTGCTGGAATCGGCTCCTTTATTACACCTTTGCCGGATATCCCGCGTTGACCATGCAAGCTCCTCAATTCGCCCAACAAGTCCTCGACTGGTACCACAAGTATGGGCGTAAAACCCTGCCGTGGCAGCAGGAGAAAACGCCTTATAAAGTATGGCTCTCTGAGGTGATGTTGCAACAAACCCAGGTCGCGACGGTCATCCCTTATTTTGAGCGCTTTATGGCACGTTTCCCCACCGTGACCGACCTGGCAAACGCCCCGCTGGATGAAGTGCTGCATCTGTGGACAGGGCTGGGCTATTACGCCCGCGCGCGCAATCTGCATAAAGCCGCTAAGCAGGTTGCCGATAAACACGGTGGCGTTTTCCCTCAAACCTATGACGAAGTGGCCGACCTGCCTGGCGTCGGACGCTCAACCGCAGGCGCGATTCTGTCTCTTTCGTTGGGTAAACACTTCCCGATTCTCGACGGCAACGTAAAGCGCGTGCTCGCCCGTTGCTATGCCGTTTCCGGCTGGCCGGGTAAAAAAGAGGTCGAAAATCGTCTCTGGGAAATCAGCGAGCGCGTAACCCCGGCACAGGGCGTTAGCCAGTTTAATCAGGCGATGATGGACCTCGGTGCCATGGTCTGCACCCGCTCAAAGCCCAAATGCGAACTTTGCCCGCTGAGCAATGGCTGCGTGG
Coding sequences within:
- a CDS encoding type IV pilus twitching motility protein PilT, producing MDIEEIVALSVKHNVSDLHLCARQAARWRKCGRLEACPEQVPEVEEVLNGWLSEEQKLQLSHGGQLDFSLTLANGIRLRGNAFRHLEGYSLALRLLASSCPDLHTLGAPPQLKALLQESEGLILVTGATGSGKSTTLAAMIQHLNQHLDGHVLTLEDPIEIIHASGRCLIQQREPGLHCDSYASALKAALREDPDVILLGELRDSETIGLALTAAETGHLVLATLHTRGAAQAIERLVDVFPAQEKSLIQTQLAGSLKAVLAQKLVPATDGGRVALYELLVNTPAVANLIREGKTHQLPGVLQTGQQHGMQSFAQSEAQRLHEGSIFKNERVAGRPWEATS
- a CDS encoding YggS family pyridoxal phosphate-dependent enzyme; translation: MNEIAHNLAQVHGKISAAAARCGRSPEEVTLLAVSKTKPASALAEAIAAGQRAFGENYVQEGVDKIHHFAEQGVTGLEWHFIGPLQSNKSRLVAENFDWCHTVDRLKIASRLSEQRPSTLSPLNVLIQINISDENSKSGIALSELEQLAAEVAALPGLTLRGLMAIPAPEPDYERQLAVCRKMAEACNALKDRFTTVDTLSLGMTDDMEAAIAAGSTMVRIGTAIFGARDYPAR
- a CDS encoding YggT family protein is translated as MLTLTFLVKTLIELYVMVLLIRIWMQWARCDFYNPFAQFIVKVTQPVVGPLRRVLPSLGPIDTSSLLVAFILTTLKFPILLLIQSGGLSLDPLNLLIGVLSLLKSAGTLVFWVIIVRSLMSWISQGRSPIEYVLMQMTEPMMSPIRRILPAMGGIDFSAMVVILILYALNYLGMDLFPGLWYAI
- the yggU gene encoding DUF167 family protein YggU, which translates into the protein MSAVIQQPDGLVLRLYIQPKASRDSLIGMHGDELKVAITAPPVDGQANAHLVKYLAKQFRVAKGQVVIEKGELGRHKQVKIIGPQQIPTEVAALIAPLE
- a CDS encoding XTP/dITP diphosphatase, with the translated sequence MQKVVLATGNAGKVRELADLLADFGLDVVAQTELNAESVEETGLTFIENAILKARHAAKVTGLPALADDSGLAVDALGGAPGIYSARYAGEDASDRQNLDKLLEALKDVPDDKRQAQFHCVLVYMRHAEDPTPLVFHGSWPGVITHAPAGQGGFGYDPIFYVPSEGKTAAELTRDEKSAISHRGQALKLLLEAMRNG
- the hemW gene encoding radical SAM family heme chaperone HemW, which encodes MANLPPLSLYIHIPWCVQKCPYCDFNSHALKGDVPHDEYVSHLLRDLDRDVALAQGREVKTIFIGGGTPSLLSSEAMQTLLDGVRSRLKLADDAEITMEANPGTVEADRFVGYQKAGVNRISIGVQSFSEPKLKRLGRIHDAGEAKRAANLASGLGLRSFNLDLMHGLPDQSLEEALDDLRQAIALNPPHLSWYQLTIEPNTLFGSRPPKLPDDDALWDIFEQGDKLLTAAGYQQYETSAYAKPGYQCQHNLNYWRFGDYLGIGCGAHGKITFPDGRITRTAKTRHPRGYMEGKYLDRQHDVEQADKPFEFFMNRFRLLEAAPRSEFTLYTGLDEAIIRPQLDAALAKNYMTETDEYWQITEHGKLFLNSLLELFLADDA
- a CDS encoding DUF2884 domain-containing protein, whose product is MIRKVLLGALLVTAASAHADYQCSANPRDDVVINPQSVQVVGENGNLVIAPDGSVKYNGVQKTLTAAQRQQALNYQKALRTDLPWIDNGARSRVEKSRVALDGIIAKQVGESSSMRNRLTKLDAQLKEQMNRIIERRQDGLTFHYKAVDQVRADGQQLVNQAMGGILQDSINEMGAQAVLKGGGNPLQNVLGNLGGLQTAVQNEWNNQQADFEQFGHEVCNRVVSLENQRKGLVGSLK
- a CDS encoding YggL family protein: MAKNRSRRLRKKMHIEEFQELGFSIAWRFPEGTSEEQIDKTVDELIAEVIAPNKLAFDGSGYLVWEGLVCMEEIGKCTEEHQALVRKWLEDRKLEDVRISDLFDVWWD
- the trmB gene encoding tRNA (guanosine(46)-N7)-methyltransferase TrmB → MKNDVISPEFNEEGRVLRRIRSFVRRQGRLTKGQQHALDNYWPVMGVEFQAEPADFSEIFGREAPVTLEIGFGMGTSLVTMAETNPQHNYLGIEVHSPGVGACLSTAHEAGVENLRVMCHDAVEVLENMIPDNSLNMVQLFFPDPWHKARHNKRRIVQVPFADLVKRKLKLGGVFHMATDWEPYAEHMLEVMSSIEGYKNQSESHDYVPRPDSRPVTKFEQRGHRLGHGVWDLMFERVK